A single window of Tautonia marina DNA harbors:
- a CDS encoding DUF6807 family protein translates to MRRRVTVSLGALPILLFLALPGLAQSIAIEVDAGTHDRIRTPVSAVLTLPEAFAKGDVVILKSIDGETLLGQLTEPSLLSQPGEPSDGVVRELHFILPELAKGETVRFDVSESGADLSSIPSFSWKTSDEGDLLVRGDQPILQLVRPKLDESSPEARELTYKPFHHLFAPDGRRLSKGAGGLFTHHRGLFFGFNRVSYGDDKQADVWHARGNAFQSYQETLAEEAGPVLGRHLITVGWHGQEGEIFALESREVTAYAAEEGYFIDFAARVETKAGPVKLDGDPQHAGVHFRADNHVAEVSKDQTYYLRVDGPGKPGETRNWEPKTGEGPVNLPWNAMSFVIDGDRYSVAYLDHPENPKEARYSERDYGRFGSYFEYLLTEDQPLNVRYRLWLQTGELTLDRAKALDADFDDPVSVRVVKE, encoded by the coding sequence GCATTCGCACACCGGTTTCCGCCGTCCTGACGTTGCCCGAGGCGTTCGCCAAGGGCGATGTGGTGATTCTCAAGTCGATCGATGGCGAGACGCTGCTGGGCCAGTTGACCGAACCCTCGCTCTTAAGCCAGCCCGGCGAGCCTTCCGATGGCGTTGTCCGAGAACTTCACTTCATCCTGCCCGAACTGGCGAAGGGAGAGACGGTTCGCTTCGACGTTTCGGAATCCGGTGCCGACCTGAGCAGCATCCCGTCGTTCTCGTGGAAGACGTCGGACGAGGGGGATCTGCTCGTCCGGGGAGACCAGCCGATCTTACAACTCGTGCGACCCAAACTGGACGAGTCGAGCCCTGAGGCTCGCGAGTTGACCTACAAACCCTTCCACCACCTGTTCGCCCCCGACGGTCGACGCCTCAGCAAAGGGGCGGGTGGACTGTTCACCCACCACCGGGGCCTGTTCTTCGGGTTTAATCGCGTCAGTTACGGCGACGACAAGCAAGCCGACGTCTGGCACGCCCGTGGAAACGCCTTCCAGTCGTATCAGGAAACGCTTGCCGAGGAGGCCGGGCCGGTGCTTGGTCGTCATCTCATCACCGTTGGTTGGCATGGACAGGAAGGGGAAATCTTCGCTCTCGAATCCCGGGAGGTCACCGCCTACGCGGCGGAGGAAGGGTATTTCATCGACTTCGCCGCTCGGGTCGAAACCAAGGCCGGACCGGTGAAGCTCGACGGCGACCCTCAGCATGCCGGAGTCCACTTCCGAGCGGACAACCATGTGGCTGAAGTCTCAAAGGACCAGACGTATTACCTCCGTGTCGACGGCCCGGGGAAGCCTGGAGAAACGAGAAACTGGGAACCGAAGACGGGCGAGGGCCCGGTAAATCTGCCCTGGAACGCCATGAGCTTCGTGATTGACGGTGACCGCTATTCCGTCGCGTACCTCGACCATCCCGAGAACCCCAAAGAGGCCCGCTATAGTGAGCGGGATTACGGCCGCTTTGGCTCGTACTTCGAGTACCTCCTGACCGAAGATCAACCACTGAACGTTCGCTATCGGCTCTGGTTGCAAACCGGAGAATTGACCCTCGATCGGGCCAAGGCCCTCGATGCCGATTTCGACGACCCGGTCAGTGTCCGGGTCGTCAAAGAGTAA